One window of the Verrucomicrobiia bacterium genome contains the following:
- a CDS encoding type II toxin-antitoxin system HicB family antitoxin produces the protein MKQAHVTAGYIALFNPSSDGGFEVSFPDFPGCVTFGHTFE, from the coding sequence ATGAAACAGGCTCATGTCACGGCTGGTTATATCGCTCTATTTAATCCTAGTTCTGACGGAGGCTTTGAGGTATCTTTCCCGGACTTCCCGGGGTGCGTTACGTTTGGTCACACATTTGAATAG
- a CDS encoding NUDIX domain-containing protein — protein sequence MSPEMRNAEPPHPEEIIRRGSIELLAQRVKDQAWPGYPPYEERIQADNLLYVPEQHNVLLPTDYGWVNQADLADASFRKEYPDTVTQFDAEGRPLHPWFWDMLQSEAGVLGGKGAYWEWGPNYTADPIIVRHDLEEPHVLLIQRSDTHGWALPGGFVDPGETGFYAAMREAGEETGPDIQMALRRPGVGMHLVYQGPVADLRATAHAWPETTAVRFDIPDHVATEHLLEMQWEGNDEAGEIEAVAWVPLSEIGNRLHGSHRFLIETALAA from the coding sequence ATGAGCCCCGAAATGCGTAATGCCGAACCACCCCACCCCGAAGAGATTATCCGCCGCGGCAGCATAGAGCTACTGGCCCAACGCGTCAAAGATCAGGCTTGGCCTGGCTATCCGCCATACGAAGAACGCATCCAGGCAGACAACCTGCTGTATGTACCAGAACAACACAACGTGCTGCTACCCACCGACTATGGCTGGGTCAACCAAGCTGACCTAGCTGACGCTAGTTTTCGTAAGGAATATCCGGACACCGTCACCCAGTTTGATGCTGAGGGGCGCCCCTTGCACCCCTGGTTCTGGGACATGCTCCAGAGCGAAGCCGGTGTGCTAGGTGGCAAAGGTGCCTACTGGGAATGGGGACCGAATTACACCGCCGACCCCATCATCGTTCGTCACGACCTAGAAGAGCCGCATGTACTGCTCATTCAACGCTCGGATACGCACGGCTGGGCGCTGCCCGGTGGCTTTGTAGATCCTGGCGAAACCGGATTCTATGCGGCCATGCGCGAAGCTGGGGAAGAAACTGGTCCAGATATACAAATGGCCCTCCGCCGACCCGGCGTGGGTATGCACCTGGTATATCAGGGCCCCGTAGCCGACCTGCGAGCGACCGCCCATGCCTGGCCCGAAACTACAGCAGTGCGATTTGATATCCCCGATCATGTAGCCACCGAACATTTACTAGAGATGCAGTGGGAAGGCAACGATGAAGCAGGCGAAATCGAAGCCGTCGCCTGGGTGCCTCTGAGCGAGATTGGCAACCGACTGCATGGCTCCCACCGCTTTCTTATCGAGACTGCTCTGGCTGCTTGA
- a CDS encoding NUDIX domain-containing protein has product MAKQSAGVLVYRKKPSGVEVLIVHPGGPFWAKKDKGAWTLPKGEFNDTEEALDAAKREFQEETGQPLPAGEYLELGTVKNKSGKTIYGWAVQGDMDITKLNSNSMMIEWPPKSGKEQEFREVDKAGWFTPDKAMQKLHPAQAPFVERLLKALGIETEKPPQQASLF; this is encoded by the coding sequence ATGGCAAAACAAAGTGCTGGTGTGCTGGTGTATCGGAAAAAGCCAAGTGGGGTCGAGGTGCTGATCGTGCACCCTGGTGGTCCGTTTTGGGCAAAGAAAGACAAAGGGGCCTGGACGCTGCCAAAAGGCGAGTTCAACGACACCGAAGAGGCCCTGGACGCAGCCAAACGAGAATTTCAGGAAGAAACCGGCCAACCCCTGCCCGCAGGCGAATATCTAGAACTGGGCACCGTCAAGAATAAAAGTGGCAAGACCATATATGGCTGGGCGGTCCAGGGCGACATGGATATTACAAAACTCAACAGTAATAGCATGATGATAGAGTGGCCGCCCAAAAGCGGCAAAGAGCAAGAATTCAGAGAAGTAGATAAAGCTGGCTGGTTCACGCCAGACAAAGCAATGCAAAAACTCCACCCCGCCCAAGCACCCTTTGTCGAGCGGCTGCTCAAGGCGCTTGGCATCGAGACAGAAAAACCACCCCAGCAAGCATCTCTGTTCTAG
- the pncB gene encoding nicotinate phosphoribosyltransferase, with protein MENSPITYGPELERSYITSGLDYYKPTMSQLAHEIEPDAEVTFTLKNRGEQRLVEYIEPEQLQARLDTIQGRGFNQTELDYMASLHDSQGVRVFADSFLQHIADTPLPEATVTIEDNDIAVHTTGEWSMATYWETVVMSEVNELYFESYVTKNGLDIFEVYDEGDRRLSEKIEILQQNPDIKIVDFGTRRHFSHRWQRHVTERLVNEYPDNMVGTSNVALANALDIKPIGTFAHEMPMVYAGLADSRGQDIRASHHQFLEDWHDRYGEDLSTVLTDTFTTNFFFSDFTSEQAAEWRALRHDSGDPIEFGERALAFYEQHGIDPTTKTIVFSDGLNIEEIVKLHNHFKDRVGVIFGWGTTLTNDLGIPPLNIVMKATEVDGTPTVKLSDNPGKHTGPAGKIALYQHIFQEEITA; from the coding sequence ATGGAAAACTCGCCCATAACCTACGGACCAGAACTGGAGAGATCTTACATCACCTCCGGCCTAGACTATTACAAGCCCACGATGAGCCAGTTGGCGCACGAGATAGAGCCAGACGCCGAGGTCACCTTCACCCTAAAAAACAGAGGTGAACAGAGGTTGGTGGAATACATCGAGCCAGAGCAGTTGCAGGCCCGGTTAGACACTATCCAGGGGCGTGGCTTTAACCAAACCGAACTAGACTACATGGCCAGTCTGCATGACAGCCAGGGCGTACGCGTCTTTGCTGATTCGTTCCTGCAACACATTGCCGACACTCCCCTGCCAGAAGCAACCGTCACTATAGAAGACAACGACATAGCCGTACATACCACCGGCGAGTGGAGCATGGCCACCTACTGGGAAACCGTGGTCATGAGCGAAGTCAACGAACTGTATTTTGAAAGCTATGTGACCAAAAACGGCCTGGATATCTTCGAAGTCTACGACGAAGGCGACCGCCGCTTGAGCGAAAAGATCGAGATACTGCAACAAAACCCAGACATCAAAATTGTCGACTTTGGTACCCGCCGTCACTTCTCGCACCGCTGGCAACGGCACGTGACAGAACGCCTGGTCAACGAGTACCCGGACAATATGGTAGGTACCAGTAACGTCGCCCTGGCTAATGCCCTGGACATCAAGCCCATCGGCACCTTTGCCCATGAAATGCCCATGGTCTACGCCGGCCTGGCCGACAGCCGTGGCCAAGACATCCGGGCTTCGCATCATCAGTTCTTAGAGGATTGGCACGACCGCTACGGCGAAGACCTGTCTACCGTCCTGACCGACACTTTCACCACCAACTTCTTCTTTTCAGACTTTACATCAGAGCAAGCCGCCGAGTGGCGGGCCCTGCGTCATGATTCGGGCGATCCCATAGAATTTGGCGAACGCGCCCTGGCCTTTTACGAACAACATGGCATAGACCCTACCACCAAAACCATTGTTTTTAGCGACGGTCTAAATATCGAAGAAATCGTGAAACTACACAATCATTTCAAGGATCGCGTTGGTGTCATCTTTGGCTGGGGCACCACACTGACCAACGACCTCGGCATTCCGCCATTGAATATCGTTATGAAAGCCACCGAGGTCGATGGCACGCCCACCGTCAAGCTGAGTGACAACCCCGGCAAACACACCGGCCCTGCCGGAAAAATAGCCCTGTACCAACACATTTTTCAAGAGGAGATCACAGCATGA
- the metG gene encoding methionine--tRNA ligase produces MNYYITTSIPYVNGEPHIGFAMEIIMADVLARHARVQKRPVIFSTGTDEHGGKIAEKAAEQKLSPQEFAGKMSQNFRDLAKALNISNDRFIRTTDAGHEQRAQLIWKALASDIYKGNYSGLYCTGCEAFVTEAQAKDNKGVCPHHDKPYETIEEENYFFKLTKYAPQIQTAIESGSFRIVPATRKHEILNVIKDGLTDISISRPKDKISWGIPAPGDDTQVMYVWFEALMNYLTVLGYPEHEDFKKFWPANVQVIGKDIIRFHAAIWPAILLGLGVSLPKTLYVHGFINASGGVKMSKSLGNVISPMDIINEYSADVLRYYLLRHIPSYGDGEFSANRLLEVYNSELANELGNAVQRTAAMIKQYQNGIIGNIPGAEHDTSQYLEALDNFRFDRALEEVWEQVRGLNQYIDEQKPWVIAKEGDKEHLAEVLAYQVGCLLEIAQMLQPFMPETALKMRHVFEQGVIQPIEGTLFPRKEVAAAKSA; encoded by the coding sequence ATGAATTATTACATTACTACCTCTATTCCGTATGTTAATGGCGAGCCGCATATTGGCTTTGCTATGGAAATTATCATGGCTGACGTACTGGCTCGACACGCACGTGTGCAAAAGAGGCCGGTTATCTTTAGTACTGGCACCGACGAACATGGCGGCAAGATTGCCGAAAAGGCAGCCGAACAAAAACTGTCCCCCCAAGAGTTTGCTGGGAAGATGAGCCAGAACTTTCGGGATTTGGCCAAAGCGCTAAACATCAGCAACGACCGTTTCATTCGCACGACAGACGCCGGACACGAGCAGCGGGCCCAGCTGATCTGGAAAGCCCTGGCTAGTGACATCTACAAAGGCAACTACAGTGGATTGTACTGTACCGGCTGCGAAGCGTTTGTGACCGAGGCTCAGGCCAAAGACAACAAGGGCGTATGTCCCCACCATGACAAACCATACGAGACGATAGAAGAAGAGAATTACTTCTTCAAACTGACCAAATACGCGCCACAAATTCAGACCGCCATAGAAAGTGGTAGTTTCCGGATTGTGCCTGCCACCCGCAAGCACGAGATCTTGAATGTTATCAAAGATGGCCTGACAGACATCAGTATTTCTCGACCTAAAGACAAGATATCGTGGGGTATCCCGGCCCCAGGCGATGACACGCAGGTCATGTATGTCTGGTTCGAGGCGCTCATGAACTACCTGACGGTTCTGGGCTATCCCGAACACGAAGATTTTAAAAAGTTCTGGCCCGCCAACGTACAAGTGATTGGCAAAGATATCATTCGTTTCCACGCAGCTATCTGGCCCGCCATATTGTTGGGCCTGGGCGTGTCTTTGCCCAAAACTCTGTATGTGCACGGGTTTATCAATGCCTCTGGCGGTGTCAAGATGAGCAAAAGCCTCGGCAATGTGATCAGCCCTATGGATATCATCAACGAATATTCGGCCGATGTCCTCCGCTATTACCTGCTGCGCCATATCCCCAGCTATGGTGATGGCGAGTTCAGCGCCAACCGATTGCTGGAGGTCTATAACAGTGAGCTCGCGAACGAGTTGGGCAACGCTGTGCAGCGTACCGCCGCTATGATCAAACAATACCAAAACGGCATTATCGGTAATATCCCTGGAGCCGAACACGATACATCACAGTACCTAGAGGCGCTCGATAACTTCCGATTTGACCGTGCACTGGAGGAAGTCTGGGAGCAAGTCCGTGGCCTCAACCAGTATATTGACGAACAAAAACCATGGGTAATTGCCAAGGAAGGTGACAAAGAACACTTGGCCGAAGTGCTTGCTTACCAAGTCGGCTGCTTGCTAGAAATTGCCCAAATGCTGCAACCATTCATGCCCGAAACCGCGCTTAAGATGCGTCATGTGTTCGAACAGGGTGTTATCCAGCCCATAGAAGGCACGCTGTTTCCCCGGAAAGAAGTAGCTGCTGCCAAGTCTGCGTAG